One window from the genome of Peptococcaceae bacterium encodes:
- a CDS encoding MFS transporter, translated as MSSGSISNKKARGYLGFLLRSLKYRNYRLYFSGQGISQVGSWIQTIAISWLVYSMTGSAFILGFVGFLSQVPVLFITPFAGVLVDRWNRHRTFIATQTMAMLQAFVLSALVLTGKIMLWHIILLSLFIGLVFSFELTVSQTFIVNIIEKREDLGNAIALNSALLNLARLLGPSLAGILIATAGEGVCFFINGASYLAVIAALLAMRIRPQPAARKRDLGKELKEGFLYVFGSLPLRSVILLQGFITLTGMPFQVLMPVFVKEILKEGPHALGFIVGSSGIGAIFATLFLAWRKDVLGLVRLIPLATGLLGLGLIASALSRLTLLSMFFAFFTGFGAIMQMAAGSTVLQRIVDDDKRGRVMSIYTIAFWGVYPLGNLLAGSLGNIIGVPNEYILSGVCCLAGSLVFAARQGSIAADVKQVLSPAGSEAKA; from the coding sequence ATGAGCAGCGGTTCCATTTCAAACAAAAAGGCGCGAGGTTATCTCGGGTTTCTTCTCCGGTCGTTGAAGTACAGAAATTACCGTCTTTATTTCAGCGGCCAGGGCATTTCCCAGGTGGGAAGCTGGATTCAAACAATCGCTATAAGCTGGCTGGTGTACAGTATGACCGGTTCTGCCTTTATCCTGGGTTTTGTGGGGTTTTTAAGCCAGGTCCCGGTTCTGTTTATCACCCCCTTCGCCGGGGTTTTGGTCGACCGGTGGAACCGCCACCGAACTTTTATTGCCACTCAGACCATGGCCATGCTGCAGGCCTTCGTTTTATCGGCGCTGGTCCTGACGGGGAAAATCATGCTCTGGCATATTATTCTTTTAAGCCTGTTCATTGGTTTGGTCTTTTCTTTTGAATTAACGGTTAGCCAAACTTTTATTGTTAATATTATTGAAAAAAGAGAAGACCTTGGCAACGCCATCGCCTTAAATTCCGCGCTGCTCAACCTGGCGCGCTTGTTGGGACCTTCACTGGCGGGAATTTTGATTGCGACCGCAGGCGAGGGTGTTTGTTTCTTTATAAACGGCGCAAGCTACCTTGCCGTTATTGCAGCACTGCTGGCCATGAGAATTAGACCGCAACCGGCGGCCAGAAAGCGTGACCTTGGGAAAGAGTTAAAGGAAGGTTTCCTTTATGTCTTTGGTTCTCTACCTCTCAGGTCGGTAATCTTGCTGCAGGGGTTTATTACCCTTACCGGCATGCCGTTTCAGGTGCTGATGCCTGTTTTTGTCAAGGAAATCCTCAAAGAAGGGCCGCACGCGCTTGGCTTTATCGTGGGCTCTTCCGGTATCGGCGCCATTTTCGCCACACTGTTTCTGGCCTGGCGCAAGGACGTGCTTGGTCTGGTCAGGCTGATACCGTTAGCCACGGGGCTTTTAGGGCTTGGGCTTATCGCTTCCGCCCTTTCCAGGCTGACCTTGCTTTCGATGTTTTTTGCGTTTTTCACCGGGTTTGGAGCAATTATGCAGATGGCGGCGGGCAGTACGGTTTTACAGAGAATCGTGGATGATGATAAAAGGGGAAGGGTGATGAGCATTTATACAATTGCGTTTTGGGGCGTCTATCCGCTCGGCAACCTGCTGGCGGGAAGCCTGGGGAACATAATAGGGGTGCCCAACGAGTATATACTAAGCGGTGTTTGCTGCCTTGCGGGTTCGCTGGTTTTCGCGGCCAGGCAGGGGTCTATTGCTGCGGATGTTAAACAAGTTTTATCTCCTGCTGGGAGCGAAGCAAAGGCGTGA
- a CDS encoding LUD domain-containing protein yields the protein MLNKFYLLLGAKQRRERRRAAALRWFKRLLEAAEREGEGVLSRFELKERIREGLNDASSRLTRQKALGVIRMSVRQMTASCPGLKERLRGIKEYSIANLPVLMEQAVVSLKENGCRVFIAGTDEEAVSYIGEIVGNKLVVKSKSNAGKEIEIADRLERLGARVIETDLGDRINQMAGSGASHPLAPAIHLPVEKVAELFSKETGRKLEGDVETLVRAARASLRGYLEEAGVGLSGANAVVAETGSIILAENEGNIRAVTGMPEIHIAVTGVEKIVPSLDDGLAVARAAAVCGTGQDMGTYVSIISGPTRYNGRDNSFQGAGQGPAEVHVVFLAAGRDRAIKEGFAEALYCINCGGCLNFCPVYAEIGDKFGYKHLGGRGAVFTAFHESLEKAEEAGLSFCLGCQKCLESCAAGINTPEMILRLRAEAVDKRRPVQGYNKVATAVLVENRLSRWLKPARVLQDAAVKRQAGGDFAVPRIGLPGLGIPATRLVPTIAGRFFEEMISGRPAVDKYKVKVNFFVGCVTRYVLPRLGADLLDVLETQAVKVVVQEKEACCGLPLLAAGYREEATALARCNVKLFAQECADFMVFVCPACAAAVKKEWPRLLENEGDELKEKSLELAAKVMDISQFLLEVVGLEMFRKTVEKRVTYHDPCHLAGGLGVREQPRSLLRAIGGLDLVEMKEADSCCGFGGGFSFAYYELASRIGSKKAEKIGDTGASHVVTGCPGCMIHLADSLHQAGGGQKVVHTIELAAMAVRGGRN from the coding sequence ATGTTAAACAAGTTTTATCTCCTGCTGGGAGCGAAGCAAAGGCGTGAACGAAGAAGGGCGGCGGCGCTCCGGTGGTTTAAACGCCTGCTTGAGGCTGCGGAGAGGGAAGGAGAGGGTGTTTTGAGCAGATTCGAGTTAAAAGAAAGAATCCGGGAGGGGCTTAATGACGCGAGTTCCAGGCTGACCAGGCAAAAAGCCCTGGGTGTTATCAGAATGTCGGTCCGGCAGATGACGGCAAGCTGTCCCGGGTTGAAAGAAAGGTTAAGAGGGATTAAGGAGTATTCAATTGCCAATTTGCCTGTTCTTATGGAACAGGCTGTCGTTTCTTTGAAGGAGAACGGCTGCCGGGTTTTCATAGCCGGTACGGATGAAGAGGCCGTGTCGTATATCGGGGAAATAGTAGGAAATAAATTGGTAGTCAAGTCCAAGTCGAATGCGGGCAAGGAAATAGAGATTGCTGACCGCCTGGAAAGGCTGGGCGCTAGGGTTATCGAAACCGACCTGGGCGACCGCATCAACCAGATGGCTGGAAGCGGCGCCAGCCATCCCCTAGCCCCGGCCATTCACCTCCCGGTGGAGAAAGTGGCCGAACTTTTTTCGAAGGAAACGGGGCGCAAGCTGGAAGGCGACGTGGAAACACTGGTCAGGGCGGCCCGTGCAAGCCTGCGCGGTTACCTGGAAGAAGCAGGCGTGGGTTTATCGGGGGCTAATGCTGTGGTTGCTGAAACGGGGTCGATTATCCTTGCGGAAAACGAGGGCAACATCAGGGCGGTGACCGGCATGCCCGAAATCCATATTGCCGTGACCGGCGTAGAAAAGATCGTGCCCAGCCTGGATGACGGGTTAGCGGTGGCCAGGGCTGCGGCCGTTTGTGGAACGGGGCAGGATATGGGGACATATGTGAGCATAATTTCCGGCCCCACCCGTTATAACGGCCGGGACAACAGCTTTCAGGGAGCGGGACAGGGACCGGCCGAAGTGCATGTAGTCTTTCTGGCCGCAGGCAGAGACAGGGCTATAAAAGAAGGGTTTGCCGAAGCGCTTTACTGTATAAACTGCGGCGGGTGTCTCAATTTTTGCCCTGTTTATGCGGAAATAGGGGATAAATTCGGCTACAAGCACCTGGGCGGCCGGGGCGCCGTCTTCACGGCTTTTCATGAAAGCCTGGAAAAAGCCGAGGAGGCAGGCCTCTCGTTTTGCCTTGGCTGTCAAAAGTGCCTGGAGTCCTGCGCTGCCGGCATCAACACGCCGGAAATGATTTTGCGCCTGCGGGCGGAAGCCGTTGACAAGAGGCGTCCAGTACAGGGATATAATAAGGTGGCAACCGCCGTGCTGGTTGAGAACAGGCTTTCGCGATGGCTCAAACCGGCGCGTGTTTTACAGGATGCGGCGGTAAAACGGCAGGCGGGCGGCGATTTTGCCGTGCCCAGAATCGGGCTGCCGGGTCTGGGGATTCCGGCGACCCGTCTTGTTCCGACGATTGCCGGCAGGTTTTTTGAAGAAATGATCAGCGGGCGGCCGGCTGTTGACAAGTATAAAGTAAAGGTAAATTTTTTTGTTGGGTGCGTGACAAGGTATGTTCTGCCCCGGTTGGGGGCTGACCTGCTTGATGTCCTGGAAACACAGGCCGTAAAGGTCGTTGTTCAAGAAAAAGAGGCCTGCTGCGGGCTGCCCTTGCTGGCGGCCGGTTACAGGGAGGAGGCGACTGCCCTGGCCCGGTGCAACGTAAAGCTGTTTGCCCAGGAGTGCGCTGATTTCATGGTATTTGTATGTCCCGCCTGCGCAGCCGCGGTTAAGAAGGAGTGGCCCAGGCTGCTGGAGAATGAAGGCGACGAATTAAAAGAAAAAAGCCTGGAACTTGCGGCCAAGGTAATGGACATCAGCCAGTTCCTCCTGGAGGTGGTTGGCCTGGAAATGTTCAGGAAAACAGTAGAAAAGAGGGTTACTTACCATGATCCATGCCATCTTGCCGGGGGATTAGGGGTCAGGGAACAACCACGGAGTCTGCTGCGAGCAATCGGCGGCCTCGACCTGGTTGAGATGAAGGAGGCGGACAGCTGCTGCGGCTTCGGCGGCGGTTTCAGTTTTGCCTATTATGAGCTTGCCAGCAGGATCGGGAGCAAAAAAGCGGAAAAGATCGGGGATACCGGGGCGAGCCATGTGGTTACGGGCTGCCCGGGCTGCATGATTCACCTGGCTGACAGCCTGCACCAGGCGGGAGGCGGGCAAAAGGTTGTGCATACCATTGAACTGGCGGCAATGGCGGTAAGAGGAGGGAGAAACTGA
- a CDS encoding LUD domain-containing protein: MGQEIAAAREKTVKGLPEMVNKACEKLIAKGCRVYFAADRVQARGVLAGLLKGQRLVARSYSKTLREIGFDELTAGLNIKSVRTCAAEMIMDRLQPHHPGCSPFPFTSCSRDEIYRALREELGENGAANFDELRRLLHKKIRGIIIDSESGVTGANGIAAESGTLILAEEEGNARNVSNLPPRHIAVAGIEKIYGNAEEALAAVCSAAAHGTGRKTPACISLISGPSRTGDIGFRLVYGMHGPGEVHVVLLDNGRRFLLEQGLGDMLKCVDCGACLVMCRQMALENGWTDLSLTMKGICLALVQGRIKKPEKLDIYNVTCPAGIAFKRFKQVLLKLGEL, translated from the coding sequence ATGGGACAGGAGATTGCCGCAGCCCGGGAAAAAACGGTCAAGGGCCTGCCGGAGATGGTGAACAAAGCCTGTGAGAAGTTAATAGCAAAGGGCTGCCGGGTTTATTTCGCCGCCGACCGGGTTCAGGCCCGGGGTGTTTTAGCCGGCCTGCTGAAGGGGCAAAGGCTGGTGGCGCGCTCTTACAGCAAGACTTTACGGGAAATAGGGTTTGATGAACTGACGGCCGGGCTGAATATTAAGTCGGTTAGGACCTGCGCGGCGGAAATGATCATGGACCGGCTTCAACCACACCACCCGGGATGCTCCCCCTTTCCGTTTACAAGCTGCAGCCGGGACGAAATTTACAGGGCCTTGCGGGAAGAACTTGGCGAAAACGGCGCAGCAAATTTTGATGAATTAAGACGGCTGCTGCATAAAAAGATCAGGGGAATAATAATTGACAGCGAATCTGGCGTTACCGGCGCCAACGGCATAGCGGCGGAAAGCGGCACACTGATCTTGGCGGAAGAGGAAGGGAACGCCAGGAACGTTTCCAACCTCCCTCCAAGACACATAGCGGTTGCCGGGATCGAGAAGATTTACGGTAATGCAGAAGAGGCCCTGGCTGCCGTTTGCAGCGCGGCGGCACACGGCACGGGGCGGAAAACTCCGGCCTGCATTTCGTTGATTTCGGGGCCGAGCCGCACGGGCGATATCGGGTTTAGACTGGTTTACGGCATGCATGGTCCCGGGGAAGTGCACGTGGTCCTGCTGGACAACGGCAGGCGGTTTTTGCTGGAACAAGGCCTGGGAGATATGCTCAAATGTGTCGACTGCGGGGCCTGCCTTGTTATGTGCAGGCAGATGGCCCTGGAAAACGGGTGGACAGACCTTTCCCTGACCATGAAAGGCATTTGTCTGGCCCTGGTCCAGGGAAGGATTAAAAAACCTGAAAAGCTTGATATTTATAATGTTACCTGTCCGGCAGGCATTGCCTTCAAGCGTTTCAAACAGGTGTTATTAAAGCTGGGCGAGCTTTAA
- the mraZ gene encoding division/cell wall cluster transcriptional repressor MraZ gives MFTGEYQHSLDEKSRLIMPAKFREVLGDAFIITKGLDTCLFVYPQAEWKILEEKLKNLPFTNKDARAFARFFFSGAIECETDKQGRILISSNLREYARVIKDVVIIGVGTRIEIWAKEVWDEYSKITEKSYEELAEKMMELDLGF, from the coding sequence TTGTTCACGGGAGAATACCAGCACAGCCTGGATGAAAAAAGCAGGTTGATAATGCCGGCCAAGTTCCGCGAGGTCCTGGGCGACGCGTTCATAATCACCAAGGGTCTGGACACCTGTCTGTTTGTTTATCCCCAGGCTGAATGGAAAATACTAGAGGAGAAACTGAAGAACCTGCCGTTTACCAATAAAGACGCGCGTGCTTTTGCTCGCTTCTTTTTCTCCGGCGCTATTGAATGCGAGACGGACAAGCAGGGGCGAATCTTAATCAGCAGCAACCTTCGCGAGTACGCAAGGGTTATTAAGGACGTGGTGATCATCGGGGTAGGAACGCGCATCGAAATATGGGCCAAGGAAGTCTGGGATGAATACAGTAAAATAACGGAAAAAAGTTACGAGGAACTGGCGGAGAAGATGATGGAGCTGGACCTGGGATTCTGA
- the rsmH gene encoding 16S rRNA (cytosine(1402)-N(4))-methyltransferase RsmH gives MNSKLFSHTPVLLREVLDFLSPQPGQVMLDCTAGGGGHSRAILSRLLPGGKLIALDRDKEAVEAAKKVLEPFGTENFLIMQAEFSDLQKVLQAVSIEKVDGIVFDLGVSSHQLDEAERGFSYRVDAPLDMRMDRAAGQTAAELVNERSPEELTRIIRDYGEERWAKRIAFFICEERKRGPITTTGQLADLIKKAIPQGARREGPHPARRTFQALRIAVNRELEVLAGALEQAIEVLNPRRRLAVITFHSLEDRLVKRVFQEKSGGCACPPDFPVCVCGKRAVVKILTGKPVQPSKEEMAVNPRSRSAKLRVVEKEATF, from the coding sequence ATGAATTCAAAGCTGTTTTCTCACACTCCAGTTCTTCTCCGGGAAGTGCTGGACTTTCTTTCTCCGCAGCCCGGGCAGGTCATGCTTGACTGCACTGCCGGGGGTGGAGGTCACAGCAGGGCGATTTTGAGCCGGCTGTTGCCCGGGGGGAAACTTATTGCCCTGGACAGGGATAAAGAGGCTGTTGAAGCTGCGAAAAAAGTGCTGGAACCATTCGGGACAGAAAATTTCTTAATCATGCAGGCTGAATTCAGCGATTTGCAAAAGGTTTTGCAGGCTGTTTCCATAGAAAAGGTGGACGGGATCGTTTTTGACCTTGGTGTTTCCTCGCACCAGCTGGATGAGGCGGAAAGAGGATTCAGCTACCGTGTAGATGCACCTCTGGATATGAGGATGGACCGCGCAGCCGGTCAGACGGCAGCCGAACTGGTGAACGAAAGGTCACCGGAAGAACTTACCCGGATTATTAGGGATTACGGAGAAGAGCGCTGGGCTAAAAGGATAGCTTTTTTTATCTGTGAAGAAAGGAAAAGGGGGCCGATCACCACCACCGGACAGCTGGCGGATTTAATCAAAAAAGCGATACCCCAGGGGGCCCGGCGGGAAGGGCCCCATCCCGCCAGGCGGACTTTTCAGGCGCTCAGGATAGCCGTAAACCGGGAACTGGAAGTCCTGGCCGGGGCATTGGAGCAGGCGATAGAGGTCCTGAATCCAAGGAGACGCTTGGCGGTAATAACTTTTCATTCGCTGGAGGACCGACTCGTTAAAAGGGTTTTCCAGGAAAAGAGCGGGGGTTGTGCGTGTCCTCCCGACTTTCCCGTCTGCGTGTGCGGGAAGAGGGCTGTGGTAAAAATACTGACCGGTAAACCGGTTCAACCGTCGAAAGAAGAGATGGCGGTTAATCCCAGGTCCCGCAGCGCCAAGTTGAGAGTGGTGGAAAAAGAGGCGACGTTCTAA
- a CDS encoding cell division protein FtsL: MVVASKRAVGHGYDYYAPVSLPKEKSKIRIRTRKSASPLLGVFAGVLMVTLLFSTGLSYTYLKAYTAKLYLEINRCSQENKAIAIQNEKLKLEEARLKSLERVEKIAQQKMGMIKNPQVEYLAMQIQERKVPSAAVEGDERPAVQEGANSISAGERLLKGIAAAILERGSEKKG; encoded by the coding sequence TTGGTAGTAGCGTCAAAACGTGCTGTTGGCCATGGTTACGATTACTACGCTCCGGTTTCTCTACCCAAGGAAAAGAGCAAAATAAGGATCAGGACGCGAAAGAGCGCCTCTCCTTTGCTTGGCGTGTTTGCTGGAGTATTGATGGTCACGCTTCTCTTTTCCACCGGTTTGTCTTATACTTATTTAAAAGCATATACAGCCAAGCTTTACCTGGAAATAAACAGATGCAGCCAGGAAAACAAGGCTATAGCCATCCAGAATGAAAAGCTGAAACTGGAAGAAGCCAGGCTGAAATCCTTGGAAAGGGTTGAGAAAATCGCTCAACAGAAGATGGGTATGATAAAAAACCCGCAGGTAGAGTACCTGGCTATGCAGATACAAGAAAGGAAAGTTCCATCTGCTGCGGTGGAGGGTGATGAAAGGCCGGCAGTGCAGGAAGGCGCAAATAGTATTTCTGCCGGGGAGAGGTTGCTAAAAGGTATAGCAGCGGCTATTTTGGAAAGGGGATCGGAAAAGAAAGGGTAA
- a CDS encoding stage V sporulation protein D produces MSISSIRIRKRITLVFLLVLILMLCLSLRLVWVQFVIGEELREKAFQARYRNVEVKAKRGMIYDAKGKPLAISVSTDSFYAIPAQVRKSGRAEETAAKIAQVLNMEKGKVLEAITRYQAFVWIQRHVPDEKARILKELNLEGISYVEEPERFYPNGQLLSHVLGFCGIDNQGLNGIEVTYEKVLSGSPGAVMVEYDARGQEIPDALYKYVPPQDGNSIFLTIDETIQYIVERELDEIMKLRNPKRAGAIIMDPKTGRVLAMAVRPSFDPNKYKEYDQSLWRNFLISDVYEPGSTFKTVTAAGALDEGVVKPNDRFYCSGFIKVGKETVKCWRYGRPHGSQSFAEGVQNSCNPVFVTVALREGKDIFYRYLYGFGFGQKTGIELPGEAVGILVDREKCKDIDLATMSIGQANAVTPIQLLTAFAAIANGGYLMKPQLVKEIRDREGRLVKTVEPQAIRQVISSDTSRVFLNILETVVSQGTGKNAYVEGYRVGGKTGTAQKIIPGGGYSTTEYIASFLGAAPVNDPQIVGLVVVDSPQGVYFGGQVAAPAFGNIVRDTLRYLQVPAQVEPGKIASPSKKAVVLPNMAGLEVKEAVQRLEKLKLKQEVVGDGTKVKTQLPQAGSEVREGSEVVLYTGIPAVENSPESVAIPDLTGKTLGEIRDLTKLLNLNLEVQGSGVVVRQEPEPGQLVPVGSNITIVMEPLTQNAMEQYGP; encoded by the coding sequence ATGTCCATATCTTCAATCAGGATCAGAAAAAGGATAACGCTTGTTTTTTTGCTGGTTTTGATATTGATGCTGTGCCTCTCCCTGCGCCTGGTTTGGGTCCAGTTTGTTATTGGCGAAGAGCTGAGGGAAAAGGCTTTCCAGGCCAGGTACCGCAATGTTGAGGTTAAGGCGAAAAGGGGTATGATCTATGATGCTAAGGGGAAACCCTTGGCTATTAGTGTTAGTACGGACTCTTTTTATGCCATACCAGCGCAGGTGAGGAAATCGGGCCGGGCTGAAGAAACCGCCGCCAAGATCGCGCAGGTTCTGAATATGGAAAAGGGAAAAGTGCTGGAGGCCATTACCAGGTACCAGGCTTTTGTCTGGATCCAGCGGCATGTGCCTGATGAGAAGGCCAGGATTTTGAAAGAGCTTAACCTGGAAGGAATCAGTTACGTGGAAGAACCGGAGCGCTTTTATCCGAACGGGCAGCTGCTTTCTCATGTTCTGGGTTTCTGCGGTATTGACAACCAGGGATTAAACGGTATTGAGGTTACCTATGAAAAGGTATTAAGCGGCAGTCCGGGAGCGGTAATGGTGGAGTATGACGCCAGGGGGCAGGAAATACCCGACGCCCTTTACAAGTATGTGCCACCGCAGGATGGAAACAGTATTTTTTTAACCATCGACGAGACTATCCAGTATATCGTGGAGCGTGAACTGGATGAAATCATGAAACTGCGGAACCCCAAAAGGGCCGGGGCGATTATTATGGATCCTAAAACGGGGCGAGTACTGGCCATGGCTGTCCGCCCGTCCTTTGATCCCAACAAGTATAAAGAGTATGACCAGTCCCTGTGGCGCAATTTTCTTATTTCAGATGTCTATGAGCCGGGTTCGACCTTCAAAACCGTCACTGCGGCCGGAGCTCTTGATGAAGGTGTAGTGAAACCGAACGACAGGTTTTATTGTTCGGGTTTTATCAAGGTGGGAAAGGAAACAGTAAAGTGCTGGCGGTACGGGAGACCCCACGGCAGCCAGAGTTTTGCGGAGGGGGTCCAGAACTCCTGTAACCCTGTCTTCGTCACTGTGGCGCTGCGGGAAGGAAAGGATATATTTTATCGCTATCTGTACGGCTTTGGTTTCGGCCAGAAAACGGGGATAGAACTGCCGGGCGAGGCGGTGGGAATCCTGGTAGACAGGGAGAAATGCAAGGATATTGATCTGGCCACCATGTCAATCGGGCAGGCCAACGCTGTGACGCCTATCCAGCTCCTGACTGCGTTTGCGGCCATCGCCAACGGAGGCTATCTAATGAAGCCGCAGCTGGTTAAGGAAATAAGGGACAGGGAAGGCAGGCTGGTCAAAACGGTCGAACCACAAGCAATAAGGCAAGTAATATCAAGTGACACTTCAAGGGTTTTTCTTAATATACTGGAAACGGTCGTCAGTCAAGGAACCGGAAAAAACGCTTACGTGGAAGGCTACAGGGTAGGCGGCAAAACGGGGACCGCCCAAAAGATAATCCCGGGTGGAGGATATTCAACTACGGAATACATCGCTTCGTTCCTTGGCGCTGCTCCGGTGAATGATCCCCAGATTGTTGGGCTGGTGGTTGTCGACTCGCCGCAGGGTGTTTATTTTGGCGGGCAGGTGGCGGCACCGGCTTTTGGCAATATTGTTCGCGATACCCTGCGTTATTTGCAGGTTCCGGCGCAGGTTGAACCTGGAAAGATTGCCAGCCCTAGTAAAAAGGCGGTGGTCCTGCCCAATATGGCGGGCCTGGAGGTCAAAGAAGCTGTGCAGAGGTTGGAGAAGCTCAAGCTGAAACAGGAAGTTGTGGGTGACGGGACGAAGGTCAAGACCCAGCTGCCCCAGGCGGGAAGCGAAGTCCGGGAGGGAAGCGAGGTTGTTCTCTATACAGGTATTCCGGCGGTGGAAAACAGCCCCGAATCCGTGGCCATACCCGATCTGACAGGAAAAACTCTTGGCGAGATCAGGGATCTTACCAAACTCCTCAACCTCAATCTTGAAGTTCAAGGCAGTGGTGTGGTGGTAAGACAGGAACCTGAACCGGGACAGCTTGTGCCTGTTGGGAGCAATATAACTATTGTTATGGAACCGCTAACCCAGAATGCTATGGAACAGTATGGGCCGTAA
- a CDS encoding UDP-N-acetylmuramoyl-L-alanyl-D-glutamate--2,6-diaminopimelate ligase, with product MKLAELKEYTEVLAESGDLEKEVEQVVYDSCQAGAGSVFVAVPGFKTDGHLFIGEAMERGAAAAVIQDSRYMSEGYPWLLVPSTRKALADLSCAVYGFPGSRLNIIGVTGTNGKTTTTNLIARILEDAGHRPGLVGTIYNRIGREIIPVHHTTPEAPDLQKLFLAFLEKGADYAVMEVSSHALELSRVRGTEFDVAVFTNLTQDHLDFHGEMEQYLAAKGKLFAGLGVKSKKQRRKFAIINWDDPYAGAIAEMTSVPVITYAVRKNADVKAEKVEVRAEGARFVLKFTDRAVPVRLRLTGFFNVYNALAAVAVGLVEGIDVENIVASLEKLAGIPGRFEKVEEGGEGQDFTVIVDYSHTPDSLENCLKTAREFTTGRVITVFGCGGDRDRKKRPVMGEIAGRLSDYIVVTSDNPRSEEPQAIIAEIMPGVRKTSLPGRYVEIADRKEAIFHAVREAKTGDVVIIAGKGHEDYQIIGMRVVHFDDRETAREAIREKLGR from the coding sequence ATGAAACTGGCAGAGCTTAAAGAATACACAGAGGTGCTGGCGGAAAGCGGCGATCTGGAAAAAGAAGTGGAACAGGTGGTCTATGACTCGTGCCAGGCCGGGGCGGGGTCCGTTTTCGTGGCGGTACCGGGCTTTAAAACAGACGGCCATCTTTTTATCGGTGAAGCCATGGAAAGAGGAGCCGCGGCTGCTGTCATTCAGGACAGCCGGTACATGTCCGAGGGCTATCCCTGGCTGTTGGTTCCCAGCACGCGCAAAGCGCTGGCCGATTTGAGCTGTGCCGTGTACGGTTTTCCCGGCAGCCGCTTGAATATAATCGGGGTAACCGGGACTAACGGCAAGACCACGACGACAAACCTGATTGCCCGCATCTTGGAGGATGCCGGGCACAGGCCCGGTCTGGTGGGGACCATCTATAACCGGATCGGGCGGGAAATAATCCCTGTCCATCACACAACGCCTGAAGCGCCTGATCTGCAGAAACTCTTTTTGGCCTTCCTGGAAAAAGGCGCGGATTATGCCGTGATGGAAGTCAGTTCCCATGCCCTGGAACTATCCAGGGTGAGGGGCACGGAATTTGACGTGGCCGTGTTTACGAACCTGACCCAGGACCACCTGGACTTTCACGGCGAAATGGAGCAGTACCTGGCGGCCAAAGGCAAGCTCTTTGCCGGTCTGGGGGTCAAAAGCAAGAAACAAAGGCGGAAGTTTGCTATTATTAATTGGGACGATCCCTATGCCGGCGCGATTGCCGAGATGACTTCCGTACCGGTCATAACTTACGCGGTCAGGAAAAACGCGGATGTGAAAGCGGAAAAGGTAGAAGTGAGAGCGGAAGGAGCCAGATTTGTTCTTAAGTTCACAGACAGGGCTGTCCCAGTCCGTTTGAGATTGACAGGGTTCTTTAACGTATATAATGCACTGGCCGCTGTTGCCGTAGGGCTGGTGGAAGGGATCGACGTGGAGAATATTGTTGCCTCCCTGGAAAAACTGGCCGGTATTCCCGGCAGGTTCGAGAAGGTGGAGGAAGGCGGAGAAGGACAAGATTTTACTGTAATTGTCGATTACTCACATACCCCTGACAGCCTGGAAAACTGCCTGAAAACAGCGCGGGAGTTTACGACGGGCAGGGTGATCACGGTTTTCGGCTGCGGCGGAGACCGCGACAGGAAAAAGCGCCCGGTTATGGGCGAAATAGCGGGGAGACTGTCGGATTATATCGTTGTTACTTCAGATAACCCGCGTTCGGAAGAACCGCAGGCAATCATCGCTGAGATTATGCCTGGTGTCAGGAAAACTTCCCTACCCGGAAGATATGTGGAGATAGCTGACAGGAAGGAAGCGATCTTCCATGCCGTCCGGGAAGCAAAAACAGGCGACGTGGTGATTATTGCGGGAAAAGGGCATGAGGATTACCAGATTATCGGGATGCGAGTCGTCCACTTTGACGACAGGGAAACAGCAAGGGAAGCCATCCGGGAAAAACTGGGCAGGTAG